The following coding sequences lie in one Gemmatimonadota bacterium genomic window:
- a CDS encoding TspO/MBR family protein, with translation MTGRAFTVLNGLAFVGVVVLNGLAATGALSGRSIGELANRDPTYFLPADYVFGIWSLIYAGLLGFVVYQALPRPASRATVERVRWLWTINAALNAAWLMAFSFERFLLAWTLMIGLLVDLIFLYGRVHVGGLRPRRGDWWFVSLPFGVYLAWISVATISNTAQLLQVLGWNGLGLPGPTWAMVFMAAATGLAVVFALKRRDVTFGLVVGWALTGIAVRFPDQRPLAATGWVLGLASVAMALWAARPGRQAPNQPTTTPA, from the coding sequence ATGACCGGCCGTGCCTTCACCGTCCTGAACGGTCTCGCGTTCGTGGGTGTCGTCGTCCTCAATGGCTTGGCCGCCACGGGGGCCCTCAGCGGTCGCTCCATCGGCGAGCTCGCCAATCGCGACCCCACCTACTTTCTGCCGGCCGACTACGTCTTCGGCATCTGGAGCCTGATCTATGCCGGGCTCTTGGGCTTCGTCGTGTACCAGGCGCTTCCGCGGCCCGCTTCGCGGGCGACCGTGGAGCGGGTGCGCTGGCTCTGGACCATCAACGCCGCGCTGAACGCCGCCTGGCTCATGGCCTTCTCGTTCGAGCGCTTTTTGCTCGCCTGGACGTTGATGATCGGCTTGCTGGTGGACCTGATCTTCCTCTACGGGCGTGTCCACGTCGGTGGTCTCCGCCCCAGGCGTGGGGACTGGTGGTTCGTGTCCCTGCCGTTCGGGGTCTACCTGGCCTGGATCTCGGTCGCCACCATCTCAAACACTGCGCAGCTGTTGCAGGTGTTGGGGTGGAACGGCCTCGGCCTGCCGGGTCCCACCTGGGCCATGGTCTTCATGGCCGCCGCGACGGGGCTGGCCGTTGTCTTTGCGCTGAAGCGCAGGGACGTGACGTTCGGACTGGTGGTGGGCTGGGCGCTCACGGGGATCGCGGTCCGCTTCCCCGACCAGCGGCCTCTGGCGGCCACCGGCTGGGTACTCGGCCTGGCCAGTGTGGCGATGGCTCTCTGGGCTGCGCGGCCTGGCCGGCAGGCCCCCAACCAGCCGACCACTACGCCAGCGTGA
- a CDS encoding DUF2007 domain-containing protein, whose translation MTDLVTIARYGYRHEAELAKGFLDNAGIPSQLSIDDVGGMEVGLAFANPARLLVSATEAERAVAVLKDVFPDFEPAN comes from the coding sequence ATGACCGACCTGGTCACGATCGCGCGCTACGGATACCGCCACGAGGCGGAGCTCGCCAAGGGGTTCCTCGACAACGCTGGTATCCCGTCCCAGCTGTCCATCGACGACGTGGGGGGCATGGAGGTGGGGCTTGCCTTCGCCAACCCGGCCCGGCTGCTGGTTTCCGCCACGGAAGCGGAACGGGCTGTCGCGGTGCTGAAGGACGTGTTCCCGGACTTCGAGCCGGCGAACTGA
- a CDS encoding copper homeostasis protein CutC, with translation MNNPTPPRVLEVCVETRDDLEAALAGGADRIELNRDLAQDGLTPGAGAVSWARARTELPLIVMIRPHHRGFVYSAQEVHAMVEAMATLSALGVDGYAVGPLTAEGTVDASALKTLVAAAAGLDVVYHRAFDHVADRSRGLETLIDHGVVRVLTSGGAPSAVEGVHRIADLVVRAAERIEILPGGGITPSNADAILRGTGCTQLHGTFRLGGMCTDAAAVAQVRQLLHA, from the coding sequence GTGAACAACCCCACCCCGCCGCGCGTCCTCGAGGTCTGCGTCGAAACCCGCGACGACCTGGAGGCCGCCCTGGCGGGCGGCGCCGACCGGATCGAGCTCAATCGTGACCTGGCCCAGGACGGCCTGACGCCGGGCGCGGGGGCCGTGTCGTGGGCCCGTGCCCGAACCGAGCTGCCGCTCATCGTGATGATCCGGCCGCATCACCGCGGATTCGTCTACTCCGCGCAAGAGGTTCATGCGATGGTGGAGGCAATGGCTACCCTCTCCGCGCTCGGAGTCGACGGCTACGCGGTCGGTCCGCTCACGGCCGAAGGCACCGTGGATGCCTCGGCCCTGAAGACTCTGGTCGCTGCGGCGGCGGGTCTCGACGTCGTGTACCATCGCGCCTTCGATCACGTCGCCGATCGGAGCCGCGGGCTCGAGACGCTCATCGATCACGGTGTGGTCCGCGTGCTCACGTCCGGGGGGGCACCCTCGGCGGTCGAGGGCGTGCACCGCATCGCGGACCTCGTCGTTCGCGCCGCGGAACGCATCGAGATCCTCCCCGGCGGCGGCATCACTCCCAGCAATGCCGACGCGATCCTCCGCGGCACGGGGTGCACGCAACTCCACGGAACCTTCCGCCTGGGAGGGATGTGCACGGACGCCGCCGCCGTGGCCCAGGTACGGCAGCTCCTGCACGCGTGA
- a CDS encoding ECF-type sigma factor: MPTDPISEVDLLLAQWAGGERTALDRLIPLVYAELREIAHRHRARWSGHNTVSTTVLVHETYLKLSQGGSGHGTHRSHFLAVASRAMRQLLIDYARARQTEKRGGAVEHVSLEAAHLLGGGPSFSESTADVLVALDESLDRLEVEHEREARVIECRFFGDMTSEETAEALGISLSTVKRAWIHARQWLQEDIAVRSRVSIDPASLQSMLSEEGMPQDQLPVPAEIAVPGYRIERRIGGGVCEVYRAIELATGTAVALKIAGATPGGWTTEDVHRRLELEGDALVRLRHPAVARLRSRGRTPAGSPFLALELLEGESLRDRLKRGPLPEAELAEGGAALAEALAEAHALGVVHRDLKPANVYCASRPLLRLFDFGAARHEGVVQTAAGVTVGTLEYMSPEQLTGSDVGPASDIFSLGVLLLEALGCHPFRHPTMRETVQAIRAGAPILVPEGRTGEEALRLRRALSECLAVDPAARPRAGDVARRLGRAV, encoded by the coding sequence ATGCCCACAGATCCCATCTCCGAAGTCGATCTGCTCTTGGCCCAATGGGCCGGCGGGGAGCGCACGGCGTTGGACCGACTCATCCCTCTGGTCTACGCCGAGCTCCGAGAGATCGCCCACCGCCACCGAGCTCGCTGGAGTGGGCACAACACGGTCTCGACCACGGTGCTGGTGCATGAGACCTATCTGAAGCTGAGTCAGGGTGGGTCGGGGCACGGAACGCATCGGAGCCATTTTCTCGCAGTGGCCTCGCGCGCCATGCGCCAACTTCTCATCGACTATGCGCGTGCGCGGCAGACGGAGAAGCGCGGCGGGGCAGTGGAGCATGTCAGCCTGGAGGCGGCACACCTGCTCGGGGGCGGACCATCCTTCTCGGAGTCGACAGCCGACGTGCTCGTGGCGCTCGACGAAAGCCTGGATCGACTCGAGGTGGAGCACGAGCGCGAGGCTCGTGTGATCGAGTGCCGCTTCTTTGGAGACATGACGTCGGAGGAGACCGCGGAAGCCCTCGGGATCTCGTTGTCCACCGTGAAGCGGGCGTGGATCCACGCGCGCCAATGGCTGCAGGAGGACATCGCGGTGCGCAGTCGGGTGTCCATCGACCCCGCCTCGCTCCAGTCCATGTTGAGTGAAGAGGGGATGCCGCAGGATCAGTTACCTGTCCCGGCGGAGATCGCTGTCCCGGGGTACCGGATCGAACGACGCATCGGCGGTGGCGTGTGCGAGGTCTATCGCGCCATCGAGCTCGCCACGGGCACTGCGGTCGCCCTCAAGATCGCCGGAGCGACACCGGGCGGGTGGACGACCGAAGACGTGCACCGGCGACTGGAGCTGGAGGGCGATGCTCTGGTGCGGCTCCGGCACCCGGCCGTGGCGAGGTTGCGGTCCCGGGGACGCACCCCAGCAGGGAGCCCCTTCCTGGCGCTGGAGCTGCTCGAGGGGGAGTCGCTACGGGACAGACTGAAGCGGGGTCCGCTCCCCGAGGCGGAGCTTGCCGAGGGAGGAGCGGCACTGGCGGAGGCACTGGCCGAAGCCCATGCACTGGGGGTCGTGCACCGCGATCTCAAGCCGGCGAACGTGTACTGCGCGTCTCGGCCGCTCCTGCGGCTGTTCGACTTCGGCGCGGCCCGCCACGAGGGTGTGGTCCAGACCGCGGCGGGCGTCACCGTGGGCACGCTCGAATACATGTCTCCGGAGCAGCTGACGGGCTCGGACGTGGGCCCTGCCAGTGACATCTTCAGTCTGGGTGTGCTGCTGCTCGAGGCGCTCGGGTGTCATCCTTTCCGCCATCCGACCATGCGCGAGACCGTGCAGGCCATCCGGGCGGGTGCGCCCATTCTCGTACCGGAAGGGCGAACGGGCGAGGAGGCGCTCCGGCTGAGACGGGCTCTGAGCGAATGCCTCGCAGTGGATCCGGCGGCGCGGCCTCGGGCGGGCGACGTGGCCCGGCGTTTGGGGCGCGCCGTCTAG
- the apaG gene encoding Co2+/Mg2+ efflux protein ApaG, protein MDIPRDGAVQMMYVEQVTHGMRVGVQPRFVLSESDPSRGRFVFTYDIEIENMGVATGTLLRRHWTIEDEGGPDTEVDGDGVIGVQPTLEPGAVHRYQSFCVLRSPRGAMEGHYTFVRPDGEEFRVEVPRFRLDAGWFGMGTVSDTMN, encoded by the coding sequence TTGGACATTCCGAGAGATGGGGCGGTCCAGATGATGTACGTCGAACAGGTCACCCACGGCATGCGGGTCGGTGTGCAGCCCAGGTTCGTCCTCTCGGAGTCGGATCCGTCTCGCGGTCGGTTCGTCTTCACCTACGACATCGAGATCGAGAACATGGGCGTCGCCACGGGCACGCTCCTGCGACGCCACTGGACCATCGAGGACGAGGGCGGGCCTGATACCGAGGTCGACGGCGACGGCGTCATCGGGGTGCAACCCACCCTCGAGCCCGGTGCGGTGCACCGGTATCAGAGCTTCTGCGTGTTGCGCTCGCCGCGAGGGGCCATGGAGGGGCATTACACGTTCGTGCGACCAGACGGTGAGGAGTTTCGCGTCGAGGTCCCCCGCTTCAGGTTGGATGCCGGGTGGTTCGGCATGGGGACGGTGTCGGACACGATGAACTGA
- a CDS encoding HipA family kinase, which yields MSPAPVLPPLPTWEAIRYLVPLKEGGSLPAVVETEGGGLFVVKFRGAGQGAKALIAELIVARLAAALELPVPEVALIELTHDFGRTEPDPEIQDILKGSRGLNFGIRYLDGALNFDPGAAGDLVAEDFASRLVWLDALVTNPDRTHKNPNLLVHGETLWLIDHGAALYAHHQWSAVDDARMRTPFSPIAQHVLLERAGALAAVDEALTARITPTLLEEALAAVPDALLLDEVGGADFPDAPTARARYVHYLSTRLEAPRAWVGEAQGARERLRTTPPRPLRARR from the coding sequence ATGAGCCCAGCGCCTGTTCTCCCGCCGCTTCCCACCTGGGAGGCCATCCGCTACCTGGTTCCCCTCAAGGAGGGGGGCTCGCTGCCGGCCGTCGTGGAAACCGAGGGCGGTGGGCTGTTCGTGGTCAAGTTCCGAGGCGCCGGTCAGGGCGCCAAGGCCTTGATCGCGGAGCTGATCGTCGCGCGACTGGCCGCCGCCCTCGAGCTCCCCGTTCCGGAGGTGGCGCTCATCGAGCTGACGCACGACTTCGGACGCACGGAGCCCGATCCCGAGATCCAGGACATCCTGAAGGGCAGTCGCGGTCTCAACTTCGGGATCCGCTACCTGGATGGCGCCCTCAACTTCGATCCCGGCGCGGCCGGTGACCTGGTGGCAGAGGACTTCGCGTCACGGCTGGTGTGGTTGGACGCTTTGGTCACCAACCCCGACCGCACGCACAAGAACCCGAACCTGCTGGTCCACGGTGAGACCCTCTGGCTCATCGACCACGGCGCCGCCCTGTACGCGCACCATCAGTGGAGCGCAGTGGACGACGCCCGTATGCGCACGCCCTTCTCGCCGATCGCTCAGCACGTGCTCCTCGAGCGAGCCGGCGCGCTCGCCGCAGTCGATGAAGCCCTGACCGCTCGCATCACCCCCACGCTACTCGAGGAGGCACTGGCCGCCGTGCCGGATGCGCTACTGCTCGACGAAGTGGGTGGCGCGGATTTCCCCGATGCGCCTACGGCCCGCGCGCGCTACGTGCACTACCTGTCCACCCGCCTGGAGGCACCCCGCGCCTGGGTAGGCGAAGCGCAGGGAGCGCGTGAACGCCTGCGGACGACTCCGCCGCGCCCACTGCGAGCCCGACGATGA
- a CDS encoding DUF3037 domain-containing protein: MSGWVDYDFAVVCVVPHVHLYGSSAVGVVLHARQAEFIDARVTTDPTQLAARIGGGDATRLSRYLESYRAVARGEVGSPLALLPPSERFHWLTAPRSDLIQCSPVHSGRSQDPATTLEALFRQYVPR; encoded by the coding sequence ATGAGCGGCTGGGTCGACTACGATTTCGCGGTCGTGTGCGTGGTGCCCCACGTGCATCTGTACGGTTCGTCCGCGGTCGGGGTGGTCCTGCACGCCCGGCAGGCCGAGTTCATCGACGCGCGCGTGACGACGGACCCCACCCAACTGGCCGCACGGATCGGAGGCGGAGACGCCACCCGCCTGAGCCGCTACCTGGAGTCCTATCGGGCCGTCGCGCGCGGAGAGGTGGGTAGCCCCCTGGCGCTGCTCCCGCCCTCGGAGCGCTTCCATTGGCTCACTGCCCCGCGCTCCGACCTCATCCAGTGCTCACCCGTGCACTCGGGGCGTAGCCAGGATCCGGCCACCACCCTGGAAGCGCTTTTCCGACAGTACGTCCCGCGCTGA